One segment of Verrucomicrobiota bacterium DNA contains the following:
- a CDS encoding Gfo/Idh/MocA family oxidoreductase has protein sequence MNDNQQSNGSRREFIKTTGRLAAASALAGVALPHVHAAGSDTIQIALVGCGGRGSGAAANAMSVKTGPVKLVAMADVFPNRLQNSFENLKKHFGPQMEVPQDRQFIGLDAYKQAMDCLKPGDVAIFTTPPAFRWVHFTYAIEKNLNVFMEKPVTVDGPGSRRMLKLAEDAAAKNLKVGVGLMSRHARPLQELHKRIEDGEIGDIILMRGYRMHGPVGFFASKPKPADISELDYQIQRFHSFLWASGGNYSDFYIHHIDHLCWMKNAWPVKAQALGGRHYRQSPEGITYVDQNLDTYAVEYTFADGSKFNFDGRCMTGCKDIYASYVHGSKGLAIASKNSDCGAPSSTYKGQNPDRASQLWESKAIPGETDPYLNEWNDLTTAIRNNQPYSEVKRGVEASVTTSMGRMAAHTGQEITFDQMLNCEHEFAPGLDKLTKDSPAPLVADAAGKYPIPQPGIVKNREY, from the coding sequence ATGAACGACAATCAACAGTCCAATGGCTCGCGTCGCGAGTTTATCAAAACCACCGGTCGCTTGGCCGCAGCCTCCGCCCTTGCGGGCGTGGCCCTTCCGCACGTCCATGCCGCCGGCAGTGACACCATCCAGATCGCCCTCGTCGGCTGCGGCGGGCGCGGCTCGGGCGCGGCGGCCAACGCCATGTCCGTCAAGACCGGCCCGGTCAAGCTCGTGGCCATGGCTGACGTTTTCCCCAACCGCTTGCAAAACAGTTTTGAGAACTTGAAGAAGCATTTTGGGCCGCAAATGGAGGTACCTCAGGATCGTCAGTTCATCGGTTTGGATGCCTATAAGCAGGCCATGGATTGCCTGAAGCCGGGCGACGTGGCGATCTTCACCACCCCACCGGCCTTCCGCTGGGTCCATTTCACCTACGCCATCGAGAAAAACCTCAACGTCTTCATGGAAAAGCCGGTTACGGTGGACGGACCAGGCAGCCGGCGCATGCTCAAACTCGCCGAAGACGCGGCTGCCAAGAACCTGAAAGTCGGCGTGGGCTTGATGTCCCGCCACGCCCGCCCGCTCCAGGAACTGCACAAGCGCATTGAGGACGGTGAGATCGGCGACATCATTCTGATGCGTGGTTACCGCATGCACGGCCCGGTTGGCTTCTTCGCCTCCAAGCCCAAGCCGGCGGACATCAGCGAACTGGATTACCAAATCCAGCGCTTCCACAGCTTCCTGTGGGCCAGCGGTGGCAACTACAGCGACTTCTACATCCACCACATTGATCATCTGTGCTGGATGAAGAATGCCTGGCCGGTGAAAGCCCAGGCGCTGGGTGGCCGTCATTACCGCCAGAGCCCTGAAGGCATTACCTATGTGGATCAGAATTTGGATACCTATGCGGTCGAATACACCTTCGCCGATGGTAGCAAATTCAACTTCGACGGCCGCTGCATGACGGGTTGCAAGGATATTTACGCCAGCTACGTCCATGGCAGCAAGGGTTTGGCCATCGCTTCCAAGAACAGCGACTGCGGCGCGCCGTCCAGCACCTACAAGGGCCAGAATCCGGATCGCGCCAGCCAGCTTTGGGAATCCAAAGCCATCCCTGGCGAAACCGATCCCTACCTGAACGAATGGAATGACCTGACCACCGCCATCCGCAACAATCAGCCCTACAGCGAAGTCAAACGCGGTGTCGAAGCCAGCGTAACCACCAGCATGGGCCGTATGGCGGCGCATACCGGCCAGGAAATCACCTTTGACCAGATGCTCAATTGCGAACATGAATTTGCGCCCGGCCTGGACAAGTTGACCAAGGATTCCCCGGCACCGCTGGTGGCCGATGCGGCTGGCAAATACCCCATTCCGCAACCCGGCATTGTGAAGAACCGCGAATATTAA
- a CDS encoding glycosyltransferase family A protein, whose product MNGTTPKVTVILTVYERTQFLREAIQGVLQQDYDNYEVLVTDDSASAKIQSICESLNVGGRIRYRSNSPRAGVALNVRAAWMEARGEFVTILNDDDAWEPGFLRHLVSALQKNPDCVLAFSDHWLMDSQGQIDIAATDANTRLYRRDRLPAGPISATADLVLIGNSVPLVMAAVIKKSAIPPEVLSREVGGAYDFWLSCCLAATGRPFCYVPERLTRYRLHPQMETARQAEGKSLEMVHIFQALLDTNKFPRHAPLIRRRLAGAFFQCGKESLQWGNRRNARHYFKRSLATAVSLRPIVGLMLACLPDRKTGDTNRDPA is encoded by the coding sequence ATGAATGGTACCACTCCCAAAGTAACCGTCATCCTGACGGTTTATGAACGAACCCAGTTTCTGCGTGAGGCCATTCAGGGAGTTTTGCAGCAGGATTATGACAATTATGAGGTGTTGGTGACGGATGATTCGGCCAGCGCCAAAATTCAAAGCATTTGCGAGTCGCTAAATGTGGGGGGGAGAATCAGATATCGGAGTAATTCTCCGCGCGCAGGGGTGGCGTTGAATGTGCGTGCTGCGTGGATGGAAGCGCGCGGGGAATTCGTCACCATCCTCAACGATGATGATGCCTGGGAACCAGGCTTTTTGCGTCACTTGGTTTCCGCACTACAAAAAAATCCTGATTGCGTTCTAGCCTTTTCGGATCACTGGCTCATGGATAGTCAGGGGCAAATTGACATTGCGGCTACGGATGCCAATACCCGGCTTTACCGGCGTGATCGTTTACCCGCCGGCCCGATAAGCGCCACCGCGGACCTGGTGTTAATCGGCAATAGTGTTCCGCTCGTCATGGCTGCAGTTATTAAAAAAAGCGCCATCCCCCCTGAAGTGCTTTCCCGGGAAGTTGGCGGCGCTTATGATTTTTGGCTTTCCTGTTGTCTGGCCGCCACCGGCCGCCCGTTTTGCTATGTTCCGGAACGGTTGACCCGCTACCGACTGCATCCGCAAATGGAAACCGCGCGTCAAGCCGAGGGCAAATCCCTGGAAATGGTGCATATTTTTCAAGCCCTGCTGGACACAAACAAGTTTCCCCGGCACGCGCCATTAATCCGCCGCCGTTTGGCTGGGGCATTTTTCCAATGCGGCAAGGAAAGTCTGCAATGGGGAAACCGCCGGAATGCCCGCCACTATTTCAAACGCTCGCTGGCAACGGCGGTCTCCTTGAGACCTATCGTGGGATTGATGCTGGCTTGTCTGCCGGATCGGAAAACTGGCGATACAAACCGCGATCCGGCCTGA